The Bacillota bacterium genome has a segment encoding these proteins:
- the accC gene encoding acetyl-CoA carboxylase biotin carboxylase subunit — protein sequence MFERILIANRGEIALRVIRACRELGISTVAVYSEADRDSLHVHYADEAYCIGPAPMARSYLHIPNIISAALVSGCEAIHPGYGALSENPQFVEICQNHGLTFIGPSMQCMELMGDKAKAKQIMAQAGVPVVPGSSGPVADEKEAIEVAESIGYPVMIKAALGGGGRGMRIARNREEVKRMLQMARIEAEAAFGSGEVYIEKFVEGPRHIEVQILADQFGRTIHLGERECSIQRRHQKLIEESPSPAVDEGKREELGQAAILGAKAVGYTNAGTMEFLYDRNGNFYFMEMNTRIQVEHPVTEMVTGIDIVKEQIKIAAGLPLSYRQEDIKFNGVAIECRLNAEDPENDFRPCPGLIREYLPPGGPGIRIDSAAYSGWEVQPYYDSMFGKLIAWGRTREEAINRAKGALEEFIVEGIKTNLGFHLRVLENDSFVRGELSTDFVEKYLVRSSGQS from the coding sequence ATGTTTGAGCGGATTCTGATTGCCAATCGGGGCGAGATCGCCCTGCGGGTGATTCGCGCCTGTCGGGAACTGGGGATTTCCACCGTCGCGGTGTACTCGGAGGCGGATCGAGATTCACTGCACGTTCACTATGCCGATGAGGCCTATTGCATTGGGCCGGCACCAATGGCCCGCAGCTATTTGCACATACCGAATATCATTAGTGCGGCTTTGGTTTCCGGTTGTGAGGCCATCCATCCTGGTTACGGGGCATTATCGGAGAACCCACAGTTTGTGGAGATCTGCCAGAACCATGGATTGACCTTTATCGGGCCATCGATGCAGTGTATGGAACTGATGGGGGATAAGGCGAAGGCCAAACAGATCATGGCCCAGGCCGGTGTGCCGGTGGTGCCCGGCAGCAGCGGACCGGTGGCCGATGAGAAAGAGGCCATCGAAGTGGCGGAAAGCATCGGATACCCGGTGATGATCAAGGCGGCCCTAGGAGGCGGTGGCCGGGGGATGCGCATCGCCCGTAACCGGGAAGAAGTGAAACGGATGTTGCAGATGGCCCGGATCGAGGCGGAAGCGGCTTTCGGCAGCGGTGAGGTGTACATCGAAAAATTCGTGGAAGGGCCGCGGCACATTGAGGTCCAGATTCTAGCGGACCAATTCGGCCGGACCATTCACCTGGGGGAGCGGGAATGTTCCATCCAAAGACGGCACCAGAAGCTCATCGAGGAATCTCCCTCCCCCGCGGTGGACGAAGGGAAGCGGGAGGAGCTGGGTCAGGCGGCCATCCTAGGGGCCAAGGCCGTGGGGTATACCAACGCCGGGACCATGGAGTTTCTCTACGATCGTAACGGGAACTTCTACTTCATGGAAATGAACACCCGCATCCAGGTGGAACACCCGGTGACGGAGATGGTCACCGGTATCGATATTGTGAAAGAACAGATCAAGATCGCTGCTGGTCTACCCCTGTCTTACCGACAGGAGGATATCAAGTTCAACGGGGTGGCTATTGAGTGTCGGTTGAACGCGGAGGATCCCGAGAACGATTTTCGGCCCTGTCCGGGACTGATTAGGGAGTATCTACCACCGGGGGGACCGGGGATCCGGATCGACAGTGCCGCCTATTCCGGCTGGGAAGTCCAGCCCTATTACGACTCAATGTTTGGCAAGCTCATCGCTTGGGGGCGAACCCGGGAGGAAGCCATCAATCGGGCCAAGGGAGCCTTGGAGGAGTTCATCGTTGAAGGGATCAAGACCAATCTGGGCTTCCATCTGCGGGTGTTGGAGAACGATTCCTTTGTCCGTGGGGAGTTAAGTACGGATTTTGTGGAAAAATACCTAGTAAGGTCCAGTGGGCAAAGCTGA
- a CDS encoding Asp23/Gls24 family envelope stress response protein, whose product MFVLTEARHERSDLGELRIANEVVGIIAGLAATEVEGVAGMSGSVGAGFAEMIGRKNLSKGVKVEVGEEQAAVDLYVVMHYGVPIQEVAWKIQENVKRAVEGMTGLEVVEINVHVQGIQFPQEEKKVEEPRVK is encoded by the coding sequence GTGTTCGTGTTGACCGAAGCGAGACACGAAAGAAGTGATTTGGGCGAACTGAGGATCGCCAATGAAGTAGTAGGGATCATCGCTGGGTTGGCCGCCACGGAAGTGGAAGGTGTGGCAGGCATGAGCGGCAGTGTGGGCGCCGGTTTTGCGGAAATGATCGGGCGGAAGAACCTCTCCAAGGGTGTCAAGGTAGAAGTGGGTGAAGAACAGGCCGCGGTGGATCTTTACGTGGTTATGCACTATGGAGTCCCCATTCAGGAAGTCGCCTGGAAGATTCAGGAGAACGTGAAACGGGCGGTGGAGGGAATGACCGGCCTGGAAGTGGTGGAGATCAACGTGCACGTACAAGGTATCCAATTTCCCCAAGAAGAAAAAAAGGTGGAAGAGCCTAGGGTAAAATAG
- the amaP gene encoding alkaline shock response membrane anchor protein AmaP, producing the protein MTILDRVLVLLGALLFAISGFLLFFVAGGWNPALALGELISGWALTNSLIPAVIGFLVLLLGVYLFLLALRGLPEERFIEQEASLGVVRISFRALERLIYKAVRQLSGVRDLDITLKAAPEGLVVAIGLEVQPDLNIPSVVEEVQSSIAEYLLRTTGISVGRVYVEVRRIARTEQAEA; encoded by the coding sequence ATGACCATTCTTGATCGGGTGCTGGTCCTACTGGGCGCATTGTTGTTTGCGATTTCGGGATTCTTGCTGTTCTTTGTGGCTGGGGGATGGAACCCGGCCCTGGCTTTAGGTGAACTCATTTCCGGTTGGGCGCTCACCAACAGTCTGATACCCGCAGTTATCGGTTTTCTTGTGTTACTGTTGGGTGTCTACCTGTTCTTGCTGGCCCTGCGGGGACTGCCGGAAGAGCGGTTTATTGAGCAGGAGGCGAGCCTAGGTGTTGTGCGGATTTCCTTCCGGGCTTTGGAGCGCCTAATCTACAAGGCGGTCCGCCAGTTGTCGGGGGTACGGGATTTGGACATTACCTTAAAGGCCGCACCCGAAGGATTGGTGGTAGCCATTGGCCTGGAGGTACAACCGGATCTCAACATTCCCAGCGTGGTGGAGGAGGTACAAAGCTCTATTGCCGAATACCTGCTTAGGACTACGGGGATTAGTGTGGGCCGAGTGTACGTGGAAGTACGGCGTATCGCCAGAACGGAACAGGCAGAGGCTTAG
- a CDS encoding DUF2273 domain-containing protein: MQGYMRELLVFFLAHKGRVLGAIFGLIAGILLLKYGFWKTLLVLICTVFGYFIGRRLDAGQELGDFLQRLLQRRGGSN; encoded by the coding sequence ATGCAAGGCTATATGCGGGAGCTATTGGTATTTTTTCTTGCCCACAAGGGTAGGGTACTGGGTGCTATTTTTGGCCTGATCGCCGGTATTCTGCTTCTTAAGTATGGTTTTTGGAAGACTTTGTTGGTGCTGATTTGTACCGTTTTCGGTTACTTCATCGGTCGGAGGCTTGATGCCGGCCAGGAGCTCGGCGACTTCTTGCAGCGGTTGCTGCAACGGCGGGGCGGAAGTAACTGA
- the nusB gene encoding transcription antitermination factor NusB has product MSRRVAREGVLRALFQMDFAGAEVDTAIDYAINDLELTENGLNFLREIVYGTIEKMEEIDALINEYAVDWTVERMPTVDRNILRAAIYEILYRDDIPASVAVNEAVELAKKYGDRDSFRFVNGLLGNVVRRFREDQS; this is encoded by the coding sequence ATGAGTAGGCGTGTGGCCCGGGAAGGCGTGTTACGGGCGCTGTTTCAGATGGATTTTGCAGGTGCCGAAGTTGATACGGCTATTGACTATGCCATTAATGATTTAGAGCTGACGGAGAACGGTCTCAACTTTCTACGGGAAATTGTGTACGGGACCATCGAGAAGATGGAGGAGATCGACGCGCTGATTAACGAGTATGCGGTGGATTGGACCGTGGAGCGCATGCCCACGGTGGATCGGAATATTCTGCGGGCGGCCATTTATGAGATTCTCTACAGGGACGACATTCCGGCTAGTGTGGCCGTGAACGAAGCGGTGGAACTGGCGAAAAAGTATGGAGATCGGGATTCCTTCCGGTTTGTGAACGGTCTTTTGGGCAATGTGGTGCGCCGGTTCCGGGAAGACCAATCTTAG